The following proteins are encoded in a genomic region of Hymenobacter siberiensis:
- a CDS encoding transposase family protein, which yields MNFSVKNLTTSRKWRAATGLTAERFAQLLAHFKQAYFRLNGTDMIERGAFAPYEVALKTEEELLLFTLFSFKANLTYDLLGLVSGMDGSNAKRNQELGITVLQEALEQTGHAPKREFTTVAEFEAYFQEHETLLVDGTEQRKQRPGNKEMQKDYYSGKKKCTP from the coding sequence ATGAACTTTTCCGTAAAAAACCTCACTACTTCGCGTAAATGGCGTGCTGCCACGGGACTCACGGCGGAGCGTTTTGCGCAGCTTTTGGCGCATTTTAAGCAGGCGTATTTTCGGTTGAATGGAACAGATATGATTGAACGTGGGGCTTTTGCGCCGTATGAAGTAGCCCTTAAAACAGAAGAAGAATTACTGCTTTTCACCCTATTCAGCTTCAAAGCAAACTTGACGTATGATTTGTTGGGATTGGTCAGTGGGATGGACGGTTCCAACGCGAAACGCAACCAGGAATTAGGCATTACGGTGCTCCAAGAAGCGCTGGAGCAAACCGGGCATGCGCCAAAGCGGGAATTTACGACAGTGGCCGAATTTGAAGCCTATTTTCAGGAACACGAGACGTTATTGGTCGATGGAACGGAGCAACGCAAGCAACGACCAGGAAATAAAGAGATGCAAAAAGACTACTATAGCGGTAAAAAAAAATGCACGCCGTAA
- a CDS encoding pyruvate carboxylase: MNITKLLVANRGEIAIRVMRASNELNIPTVAVYTYEDRYSQHRYKADEAYQIGRDDEPLKPYLDIEGIIRVAKENGANAIHPGYGFLSENATLSRRCAEEGIVFIGPRPEVMEALGDKVRAKVVAQQCQVPQIESSEADLVDFETAQAEAHRIGYPVMLKAASGGGGRGMRIIRDDEQMEKGFFEARNEALNAFGDDTVFLEKFVERPKHIEIQLVGDHYGNLVHLYERDCSVQRRFQKVVEVAPAMDLPDHQRHLLYEYALRIGRAVGYDNVGTVEFLVNPEHDRIYFIEVNPRIQVEHTVTEMITGVDLIKTQIYIAAGFNLADPEIGLGPDVVPLRTGFAVQCRVTTENPANDFKPDYGTIVAYRSAGGFGIRLDEGSVYQGAVVSPFFDSMLVKISAHAPTLHGAAQKMLRALDEFRIRGVKTNIPFLKNIVGNKEFQEGHATVDFIKDHPELFEFEKRQDRATRLLGFIGDTVVNGNPDVRDLLDPRANPRQPRIPAFEYTAPAPGTKQKLDELGPEKFAEWLRNEPLIHYTDTTLRDAHQSLLATRMRTWDMLKVARAYAQQHPQTFSLEVWGGATFDVALRFLHEDPWERLAKLREAIPNILLQMLIRGANGVGYKAYPDNLTERFVMQAAETGVDVFRIFDSLNWMKGLEACIGFVRNKTDRLAEASICYTGDIMDPNRTKYTLDYYLKLAKQLEDAGAHILCIKDMAGLLKPYAATELIAGLRDTVKLPIHLHTHDTSSLQSATYLQAVEAGVNVIDVAMGSLSGLTSQPNFNSVVEMLRHTPRHREFNQHSLNEFSNYWEAVREMYYPFESGLKAGTSEVFQHEIPGGQYSNLRPQAASLGLLDKFEEVKQRFADVNQMFGDIVKVTPSSKVVGDMALFMVSNSLTPQDVMEKGETLNFPESVRELFRGDIGQPEGGWPAELQKLILKNETPFTDRPNEHLAPIDFDEEWTAFQEKFPGGKFTDMLSSLLYPKVFEDYWAFRQKFGNVSKVPTSAFFYGLKSGQETIIEIARGKSVIVRLESVGDINEDGCRTIFFTLNGQTRNLQVRDQSVEVTKISNAKADKANPHQLGAPLQGMLSKVLVKPGQAVPKNTPLFVIEAMKMETTITAPQDLTVADVVLAEGARVSADDLVLTLN, from the coding sequence ATGAACATAACTAAACTTCTGGTCGCCAACCGTGGCGAAATTGCGATTCGCGTAATGCGCGCCTCCAACGAGCTCAATATTCCCACGGTGGCCGTGTACACCTACGAGGACCGATACTCGCAGCACCGCTACAAGGCCGACGAAGCCTATCAGATTGGCCGCGACGATGAGCCCCTGAAGCCCTACCTCGACATCGAGGGCATCATCCGCGTGGCCAAAGAGAACGGGGCCAATGCCATCCACCCCGGCTACGGCTTTCTCTCCGAAAACGCTACCCTTTCGCGCCGCTGCGCCGAAGAAGGCATCGTTTTCATCGGCCCCCGGCCAGAGGTGATGGAAGCTCTCGGCGACAAAGTGCGCGCCAAGGTCGTGGCCCAGCAGTGCCAGGTGCCCCAGATTGAAAGCAGCGAGGCCGATTTGGTCGACTTCGAAACTGCCCAGGCCGAGGCCCACCGCATTGGCTACCCCGTGATGCTGAAGGCGGCCAGCGGCGGCGGCGGGCGCGGCATGCGCATCATCCGCGACGATGAGCAGATGGAAAAGGGCTTTTTTGAGGCCCGCAACGAGGCGCTGAATGCCTTCGGCGACGACACGGTGTTCCTCGAAAAATTCGTGGAGCGCCCCAAGCACATCGAGATTCAGCTCGTGGGCGACCATTACGGCAACCTCGTGCACCTCTACGAGCGCGACTGCTCGGTGCAGCGCCGCTTCCAGAAAGTGGTGGAGGTAGCGCCCGCTATGGACCTGCCCGACCACCAGCGCCACCTTTTGTATGAGTATGCCCTGCGCATCGGCCGGGCCGTGGGCTACGACAACGTGGGCACCGTGGAATTTCTGGTAAACCCCGAGCACGACCGCATCTACTTCATCGAGGTGAACCCCCGCATTCAGGTGGAACACACGGTGACCGAGATGATTACGGGCGTGGATTTGATTAAAACCCAGATTTACATTGCCGCCGGCTTCAACCTGGCCGACCCCGAAATCGGCCTCGGGCCCGATGTGGTGCCGCTGCGCACGGGCTTCGCGGTGCAGTGCCGCGTAACCACCGAAAACCCGGCCAACGACTTCAAGCCCGACTACGGCACCATCGTGGCTTACCGCTCGGCCGGCGGCTTTGGCATCCGGCTCGATGAGGGCTCCGTGTACCAGGGCGCGGTGGTTTCGCCGTTTTTCGACTCGATGCTGGTCAAAATCTCGGCCCACGCCCCCACGCTGCACGGCGCGGCCCAGAAAATGCTGCGCGCCCTCGACGAGTTCCGGATTCGCGGCGTGAAAACCAACATTCCGTTCCTAAAGAATATCGTTGGCAACAAGGAGTTTCAGGAGGGCCACGCCACCGTCGATTTCATCAAGGACCACCCCGAGCTGTTTGAGTTCGAGAAGCGCCAGGACCGGGCCACGCGCCTGCTCGGCTTCATCGGCGATACGGTGGTGAACGGCAACCCCGATGTGCGCGACCTGCTCGACCCGCGCGCCAACCCGCGCCAGCCGCGCATTCCCGCCTTCGAGTACACCGCGCCCGCCCCCGGCACCAAGCAGAAGCTCGACGAGCTGGGCCCCGAGAAGTTTGCCGAGTGGCTTCGCAACGAGCCCCTCATTCACTACACCGACACCACCCTGCGCGATGCTCACCAAAGCCTGCTGGCTACCCGCATGCGCACCTGGGACATGCTGAAAGTGGCCCGCGCCTACGCCCAGCAGCATCCCCAGACCTTCTCGCTCGAAGTCTGGGGCGGTGCCACGTTCGACGTGGCCCTGCGCTTCCTGCACGAAGACCCCTGGGAGCGCCTCGCCAAGCTGCGCGAAGCCATCCCAAACATCCTCCTGCAAATGCTCATTCGCGGGGCCAACGGCGTGGGCTACAAGGCATATCCGGACAACCTGACGGAGCGGTTCGTGATGCAGGCCGCCGAAACCGGCGTCGATGTGTTCCGCATTTTCGACTCGCTGAACTGGATGAAGGGGCTGGAGGCCTGCATCGGCTTCGTGCGCAACAAAACCGACCGGCTGGCTGAAGCCAGCATCTGCTACACCGGGGACATCATGGACCCGAACCGCACCAAATACACCCTCGACTACTACCTCAAGCTGGCCAAGCAGCTAGAGGATGCCGGGGCGCACATCCTCTGCATCAAGGACATGGCCGGGTTGCTGAAACCCTACGCCGCTACCGAGCTCATTGCCGGCCTGCGCGATACCGTGAAGCTGCCCATCCACCTGCACACCCACGACACCTCGTCGCTGCAGTCCGCCACCTACCTGCAAGCCGTGGAAGCCGGCGTCAACGTCATCGACGTGGCGATGGGCTCGCTCTCGGGCCTCACCTCGCAGCCCAACTTCAACTCGGTGGTCGAAATGCTGCGCCACACGCCGCGCCACCGCGAGTTCAACCAGCATTCTCTCAACGAGTTCAGTAACTACTGGGAGGCAGTGCGCGAGATGTATTATCCGTTTGAGTCGGGCCTGAAAGCCGGTACTTCGGAGGTTTTTCAGCACGAGATTCCGGGCGGGCAGTATTCCAACCTGCGCCCGCAGGCGGCCTCGCTGGGCCTGCTCGATAAGTTTGAGGAAGTGAAGCAGCGCTTCGCCGATGTGAACCAGATGTTTGGCGACATCGTGAAGGTGACGCCCAGCAGTAAAGTAGTGGGCGACATGGCCCTGTTTATGGTCAGCAACAGCCTCACGCCCCAGGACGTGATGGAAAAGGGCGAAACCCTGAACTTCCCGGAGTCGGTGCGCGAGCTGTTTCGCGGCGACATCGGCCAGCCCGAGGGCGGCTGGCCCGCCGAGCTGCAAAAGCTTATTCTCAAGAACGAAACGCCCTTCACCGACCGGCCCAACGAGCATCTGGCCCCGATTGACTTCGATGAGGAGTGGACGGCGTTTCAGGAGAAATTCCCCGGCGGCAAGTTCACCGATATGCTGTCGTCGCTGCTCTACCCCAAGGTATTTGAGGACTATTGGGCCTTCCGCCAGAAGTTTGGCAACGTGAGCAAGGTGCCCACTTCGGCCTTCTTCTACGGCCTGAAATCGGGGCAGGAAACCATCATTGAAATAGCCCGGGGCAAGTCGGTTATCGTGCGTCTGGAGTCGGTGGGCGACATCAACGAAGATGGCTGCCGCACCATCTTCTTCACCCTCAACGGCCAGACCCGCAACCTGCAGGTGCGCGACCAATCGGTGGAAGTCACCAAAATCAGCAACGCCAAAGCCGACAAGGCCAACCCGCACCAGCTGGGGGCCCCGTTGCAGGGCATGCTGAGCAAAGTGCTGGTGAAACCCGGCCAGGCCGTGCCCAAAAACACCCCGCTCTTCGTCATCGAAGCCATGAAGATGGAAACCACCATCACCGCCCCGCAAGACCTGACCGTGGCCGATGTGGTGCTGGCCGAAGGTGCCCGCGTGAGTGCCGATGACCTGGTCCTGACGCTGAACTAG
- a CDS encoding META domain-containing protein, whose protein sequence is MPNPHRCGNGRHHSPTRPRRARRTTARNALGSQLAGQPITVPADTREPYLLLRADGTAEDNGSCNRFRGSFFSENPSELKFTPLMSTRMTCPAIDTENAFTRALGQASTYRISGDTLRMLDATGAAVVRLEAVYLR, encoded by the coding sequence TTGCCAAACCCGCACCGCTGCGGAAACGGCCGCCACCACTCCCCCACCCGCCCGCGCCGCGCCCGACGCACCACTGCGCGAAACGCACTGGGTAGCCAGCTGGCTGGCCAGCCCATCACCGTGCCAGCCGATACCAGGGAGCCTTACCTGCTACTCCGCGCCGATGGCACGGCCGAGGACAATGGCAGCTGCAACCGCTTCCGGGGCAGTTTTTTCAGCGAAAATCCCAGTGAGCTGAAATTCACGCCGCTGATGAGTACACGGATGACCTGCCCGGCGATTGACACGGAAAATGCCTTTACCCGCGCCCTGGGGCAGGCCAGCACTTACCGCATCAGCGGCGATACGCTGCGGATGCTGGATGCCACCGGGGCGGCCGTAGTCCGGCTGGAGGCCGTGTACCTGCGGTAG
- a CDS encoding transporter, whose protein sequence is MRKTTLLAAAALLGSPGLTLAQNTPDENNPNVDAPFVRNIRADRPGQTITAQVLRPGRFQLETGFQRQFGGVGLAQSLSAATLRIGFFNSMELRVSQPYFHNSPARVAEAGRVDSSGWAPVMVGAKFMLSPNYDTRTQVAILVESAVPGTGSPGLRGTTWGPGGRLLVSEQLGERFGLEANFGFSQRGLTTKDIEKGQFLGTLALNGPLSEKAGFFVEAYGYGRQALTTGTTAGMYFRPIPAMRLDITAGQAMSGLAAGTSTIGAGLTFKVGK, encoded by the coding sequence ATGCGCAAGACCACTCTGCTGGCCGCAGCCGCCCTGCTGGGCAGCCCCGGCCTCACCCTGGCCCAGAACACGCCGGACGAAAACAACCCCAATGTGGATGCCCCGTTCGTGCGCAACATTCGCGCCGACCGGCCCGGCCAAACCATCACCGCCCAGGTCCTTCGCCCCGGCCGCTTTCAGCTCGAAACGGGCTTCCAGCGCCAGTTTGGCGGCGTGGGCCTGGCCCAGAGCCTGAGCGCCGCCACCCTGCGCATCGGCTTTTTCAACAGCATGGAGCTGCGCGTGAGCCAGCCCTATTTCCACAACAGCCCGGCGCGGGTGGCCGAAGCCGGCCGCGTCGATTCCAGCGGCTGGGCTCCGGTGATGGTGGGGGCCAAGTTCATGCTGTCGCCCAACTACGACACCCGTACGCAGGTAGCCATTCTGGTAGAGTCGGCGGTGCCCGGCACGGGCAGCCCGGGCCTGCGCGGCACCACTTGGGGCCCCGGCGGCCGCCTACTGGTGAGCGAGCAGCTGGGCGAGCGGTTCGGCCTCGAAGCCAACTTCGGCTTCAGCCAACGCGGCCTCACTACCAAAGACATCGAAAAAGGCCAGTTCCTGGGCACGCTGGCCCTCAATGGCCCCCTGAGCGAGAAGGCCGGCTTCTTTGTGGAAGCCTACGGCTATGGCCGCCAGGCCCTTACTACCGGCACCACGGCGGGGATGTATTTCCGTCCCATTCCGGCCATGCGCCTCGATATCACGGCCGGCCAGGCCATGAGCGGACTGGCGGCCGGCACGTCCACTATTGGGGCCGGGCTCACGTTTAAAGTGGGCAAGTAG
- a CDS encoding M20/M25/M40 family metallo-hydrolase, producing MKNLLLAGCLLAALPVAAQSKFKVKVKPGRAAETEVSAATVSRVMRTLASDDMQGRGTGQPGGLRAAQFLAGEFARIGLQPLPGLNGFEQTFKVYQTKPGAATAVLNEKALPPTQVAVISGAPALSWTSDDATPVAVVTIGPDQTERCKLLALRRPTANTLVFVDTAHTKLFGQIAQYAARPKISPEQAGPYSTVYVLGARPSTLTYRITASTVGQPIELRNVVGVLPGRDPQRSKENVVFSGHYDHLGIVKSSAEGDSIANGADDDASGTTAVVALAEYFKKKNDNARPLMFVAFAAEEVGGFGSQFFSKQLDPQQVTAMFNIEMIGKEAKFGPNTAFITGYDRSDFGPLLQANLAGSKFRFEPDPYPEQNLFYRSDNATLARLGVPAHSISTDQIPTDKLYHSVDDEVESLNLQNMTAVIQAIAQSASGLASGRQTPTRIAPESTSGK from the coding sequence TTGAAAAACCTGCTTCTCGCCGGCTGCCTGCTGGCGGCGCTGCCCGTAGCCGCGCAATCCAAATTCAAAGTTAAAGTGAAGCCCGGCCGGGCGGCCGAAACCGAAGTTTCGGCCGCCACGGTAAGCCGCGTCATGCGCACGCTCGCTTCGGACGATATGCAGGGGCGCGGCACCGGCCAGCCCGGCGGCCTGCGGGCGGCGCAGTTTCTGGCCGGCGAGTTTGCGCGCATTGGTCTGCAGCCGCTGCCGGGCCTCAACGGCTTCGAGCAAACGTTTAAGGTGTACCAGACCAAGCCCGGCGCAGCCACGGCCGTGCTCAATGAGAAAGCCTTGCCGCCAACCCAAGTGGCGGTTATTTCCGGCGCGCCGGCCCTGAGCTGGACGAGTGATGACGCTACGCCCGTTGCAGTCGTAACAATAGGGCCGGACCAGACGGAGCGGTGCAAGCTGCTCGCGCTTCGGCGGCCTACTGCCAATACGCTTGTTTTTGTTGATACCGCTCACACCAAACTATTCGGCCAAATTGCCCAATACGCGGCGCGCCCCAAAATAAGCCCGGAGCAGGCGGGGCCATATTCTACCGTGTACGTGCTGGGAGCCAGGCCCTCAACCCTCACTTATCGCATCACCGCCAGCACTGTCGGGCAGCCCATTGAGCTTCGCAACGTGGTGGGCGTGCTGCCCGGCCGCGACCCGCAGCGCAGCAAAGAAAACGTGGTTTTTTCGGGCCACTACGACCATCTAGGCATCGTGAAGTCTTCGGCCGAAGGCGATTCCATTGCCAACGGGGCCGACGACGATGCCAGCGGCACCACCGCCGTAGTAGCGCTGGCCGAGTATTTCAAGAAGAAAAACGACAACGCCCGCCCGCTCATGTTCGTGGCCTTCGCGGCCGAGGAAGTGGGCGGCTTCGGCTCACAATTCTTCTCGAAGCAGCTCGACCCGCAGCAGGTGACGGCCATGTTCAACATTGAGATGATTGGCAAGGAAGCCAAATTCGGCCCCAACACCGCTTTCATCACTGGCTACGACCGTTCCGATTTCGGCCCGCTGCTGCAAGCCAACCTGGCCGGCAGCAAGTTCCGCTTCGAGCCCGACCCGTACCCCGAGCAGAACCTGTTCTACCGCTCCGATAACGCCACCCTCGCCCGCCTGGGCGTGCCCGCCCACAGCATCAGCACCGACCAGATTCCGACCGACAAGCTCTACCATTCCGTTGATGACGAAGTGGAAAGCCTCAATTTGCAGAACATGACGGCCGTCATTCAGGCCATCGCGCAAAGCGCCTCCGGCCTCGCTTCGGGCCGGCAAACGCCCACCCGCATTGCGCCCGAAAGCACCAGCGGCAAGTAG
- a CDS encoding alpha/beta hydrolase — protein sequence MKITATIAFVGLLLAAGPLFAQQTFPIYTGTVPDSQPSAVQETSITLANGGVRISNVVQPSLTAFLPAAGTANGTAVIICPGGGYARLSIDSEGYDVAKRLNEFGVTAFVLKYRLPNDQSQPDKSIAPLLDAQQALRLVRQQAVKYSINPERIGLMGFSAGGHLAAWAGTQFAKPVGDNVGPTSVRPAFLVLMYPVISFSDTLRHPASRDNLLGKTPSAEQIRQYSNELQVTAQTPPTFLVHAEDDKTVPVNNSIVFYQACLRHGVPAEMHLYPKGGHGFGLNNKTTKDLWTDRLRNWLDANGWLSK from the coding sequence ATGAAAATAACCGCTACTATTGCCTTTGTGGGACTTCTGCTGGCCGCCGGGCCTTTGTTTGCGCAGCAGACTTTCCCGATTTACACGGGCACCGTGCCCGATTCGCAGCCCAGTGCGGTGCAGGAAACCAGCATTACGCTGGCCAACGGCGGCGTGCGAATTTCCAACGTGGTGCAGCCCAGCCTCACGGCTTTTTTGCCGGCGGCGGGCACGGCCAACGGCACGGCAGTCATCATTTGCCCCGGCGGCGGCTATGCCCGGCTATCCATCGACAGTGAGGGCTACGATGTAGCCAAGCGGCTGAATGAGTTCGGCGTGACGGCCTTCGTGCTGAAATACCGCTTGCCCAACGACCAAAGCCAGCCCGATAAGTCTATCGCCCCGCTGCTCGATGCCCAGCAGGCGCTACGCCTCGTGCGCCAGCAAGCCGTCAAATACAGCATCAACCCCGAGCGCATTGGCCTGATGGGCTTTTCGGCGGGTGGGCATCTGGCGGCGTGGGCGGGCACCCAGTTTGCCAAGCCGGTGGGCGATAATGTGGGGCCGACCTCGGTGCGGCCCGCGTTTCTGGTGCTCATGTACCCGGTCATCAGTTTCAGCGATACGCTCCGGCACCCGGCGTCGCGGGATAATTTGCTGGGTAAAACGCCTTCGGCCGAGCAAATCCGGCAGTATTCCAACGAGCTGCAGGTGACGGCCCAGACGCCGCCCACCTTCCTGGTGCACGCCGAGGACGACAAAACGGTGCCCGTCAACAACAGCATCGTGTTTTACCAGGCCTGCCTACGCCACGGCGTGCCAGCCGAAATGCACCTCTACCCCAAGGGCGGCCACGGCTTTGGCCTCAACAATAAAACCACCAAAGACCTCTGGACCGACCGCCTACGCAACTGGCTCGACGCCAACGGTTGGCTCTCAAAATAA
- a CDS encoding transposase family protein, which translates to MHAVKEIVISTTIRWIGFISRCYGGRHHDYSVLKSILPVDKEWFKKFKVRLDLGFLGFAKDYVCRKVFIPIKKPKGKELTDEQREINTKQASERITVEHSIGGLKRYRILEDRLRLHNLNLYNDVLGVCAGLWNFSLNL; encoded by the coding sequence ATGCACGCCGTAAAAGAGATAGTTATTTCAACGACCATCCGCTGGATTGGTTTTATCAGCCGTTGTTACGGCGGAAGACACCACGACTACAGTGTGCTAAAAAGCATTTTACCAGTTGATAAAGAGTGGTTTAAAAAGTTCAAGGTGCGGTTGGACCTGGGGTTTTTGGGCTTCGCGAAAGACTACGTTTGCCGGAAAGTTTTTATTCCTATCAAAAAGCCGAAAGGGAAAGAACTCACCGATGAACAACGAGAAATAAATACAAAACAAGCAAGTGAACGAATTACCGTAGAGCATAGCATTGGCGGATTGAAACGTTATCGAATTTTGGAAGACCGATTACGTTTGCATAATTTGAACCTGTACAATGACGTGCTGGGAGTGTGTGCGGGCTTGTGGAATTTCAGCTTAAATCTGTGA